A genomic window from Cryobacterium sp. SO2 includes:
- the argS gene encoding arginine--tRNA ligase, which produces MTPAELSQSLLDLVNSLVERRRGEGAEIADLGLTVADMSLERPRNRDHGDWASSVAMKIAKPLGTNPRAVAAELATGLEAMTEVASVEIAGPGFINIRLEASAAGALAQTIVNAGEVYGTGHMYDGIKINLEFVSANPTGPIHMGGVRWAAVGDSLARVLKAEGADVTREYYFNDHGSQIDRFARSVLAAYLGEPTPEDGYGGAYIGDIADKVVEIYDGDIAALPREEQQEVFRSIGVDLMFTEIKEKLHGFGVDFDVFFHEDSLHESGAVDRAIARLRELGHIFEADGAIWLRTTTFGDDRDRVIIRSNGEPAYISGDLGYYLNKRERGFDQNLIMLGADHHGYIGRMMAMVEAFGDVPGVNLQILIGQMVNLLKGGEPVRMSKRAGTIVTLDDLVDAVGVDAGRYSLVRSSSDSQLDIDLDLLGKRTNENPVFYVQYAHARTCSVGRNAVDSGVDRSAFAPELLTHDSESALLGVLQEYPRVVAQAAELREPHRIARYIEEVAGYYHRWYDNCRVIPLGEEPVTDLHRTRLWLNDATGQVIRNGLGLLGVSAPERM; this is translated from the coding sequence GTGACCCCTGCCGAACTTTCCCAGTCCCTGCTCGACCTCGTCAACTCCCTGGTCGAGCGCCGACGTGGCGAGGGTGCGGAGATCGCCGACCTCGGCCTGACCGTGGCCGATATGTCGCTGGAGCGCCCGCGCAACCGCGACCACGGCGACTGGGCCTCGAGCGTCGCGATGAAGATCGCCAAGCCGCTGGGCACCAATCCGCGCGCCGTGGCCGCCGAGCTCGCCACGGGCCTTGAGGCCATGACCGAGGTCGCCTCGGTAGAGATCGCCGGCCCCGGCTTCATCAACATCCGCCTCGAGGCATCCGCCGCCGGAGCCCTCGCGCAGACCATCGTCAACGCCGGCGAGGTCTACGGCACCGGCCACATGTACGACGGCATCAAGATCAACCTCGAGTTCGTCTCGGCCAACCCCACCGGCCCCATCCACATGGGTGGCGTGCGTTGGGCAGCGGTGGGCGACAGCCTCGCCCGCGTACTCAAGGCCGAGGGTGCGGATGTGACGCGCGAGTACTACTTCAACGACCACGGTTCGCAGATCGACCGTTTCGCCCGCAGCGTGCTGGCCGCCTACCTCGGCGAGCCCACCCCCGAAGACGGCTACGGCGGAGCGTACATCGGCGACATCGCCGACAAGGTCGTCGAGATCTACGACGGTGACATCGCCGCCCTGCCCCGCGAAGAGCAGCAGGAGGTCTTTCGCTCCATCGGCGTCGACCTCATGTTCACCGAGATCAAGGAGAAGCTGCACGGTTTCGGCGTCGACTTCGACGTCTTCTTCCACGAAGACTCCCTGCACGAGTCCGGCGCCGTCGACCGCGCCATCGCGCGCCTGCGCGAACTCGGCCACATCTTCGAGGCGGATGGCGCCATCTGGCTGCGCACCACCACCTTCGGTGACGACCGCGACCGCGTCATCATCCGCTCGAACGGCGAACCGGCCTACATCTCGGGCGACCTGGGCTACTACCTCAACAAGCGTGAGCGCGGCTTCGACCAGAACCTGATCATGCTCGGCGCCGACCACCACGGCTACATCGGCCGCATGATGGCCATGGTCGAGGCGTTCGGCGACGTGCCCGGCGTCAACCTGCAGATCCTCATAGGCCAGATGGTCAACCTGCTCAAGGGCGGCGAGCCCGTGCGCATGTCCAAGCGTGCCGGCACCATCGTGACCCTCGACGACCTCGTCGACGCCGTGGGCGTGGACGCCGGCCGGTACTCGCTGGTGCGCTCCTCGAGCGACTCGCAGCTGGACATCGATCTCGACCTGCTCGGCAAGCGCACCAACGAGAACCCGGTGTTCTACGTGCAGTACGCCCACGCCCGCACTTGCTCGGTCGGCCGCAACGCCGTCGATTCCGGCGTGGACCGCAGCGCGTTCGCCCCCGAGTTGCTCACCCACGACAGCGAATCCGCTCTGCTCGGCGTGCTGCAGGAGTACCCGCGCGTGGTGGCCCAGGCCGCCGAACTGCGCGAGCCGCACCGCATCGCCCGGTACATCGAAGAGGTCGCCGGCTACTACCACCGCTGGTACGACAACTGCCGCGTCATCCCGCTCGGCGAGGAGCCGGTCACCGACCTGCACCGCACCCGGCTGTGGCTGAACGACGCCACCGGCCAGGTCATCCGCAATGGCCTCGGCCTGCTCGGCGTCTCGGCGCCGGAGCGTATGTAG
- a CDS encoding DUF2993 domain-containing protein produces MFFAVDAGLRSYAQNRIASEIDAKLPAGVTGDVDVAIGGTSVIVQYLTGSFDRVELTAPALSVNDVPASVSIVATGVPTDTSKPIAHVDGAIELDQAALNTLLQTALAEADAAPAARDAEVELGTDEITYAGELSVFGLGIGYQATATPSVTADSFVITPTDARVTSGAGSLDVSGLIDLVLGDEPISLCMAGYLPQGVTLSGVETTPARARITLESSTLTLTEQSLTTLGTCSPA; encoded by the coding sequence GTGTTCTTCGCCGTCGACGCGGGACTGCGCAGCTACGCGCAGAACCGCATCGCGAGTGAGATCGACGCCAAGCTGCCCGCGGGCGTCACCGGCGACGTCGACGTGGCCATCGGCGGCACCTCGGTGATCGTGCAGTACCTCACCGGCAGCTTCGACCGGGTGGAGCTGACCGCGCCGGCGCTCTCGGTGAACGACGTGCCCGCATCCGTCTCGATCGTCGCCACCGGCGTGCCCACCGACACCAGCAAGCCCATCGCACACGTCGACGGCGCCATCGAACTGGACCAGGCTGCCCTCAACACCCTGCTGCAGACCGCCTTGGCCGAAGCGGATGCCGCCCCGGCCGCCCGCGACGCCGAAGTCGAGCTCGGCACAGACGAGATCACCTACGCCGGCGAGTTGAGCGTGTTCGGCCTGGGCATCGGTTACCAGGCCACCGCCACCCCCAGCGTCACCGCCGACTCTTTCGTGATCACGCCCACCGACGCCCGCGTCACCTCCGGGGCAGGCAGCCTCGACGTGAGCGGCCTGATCGACCTGGTGCTCGGCGACGAACCGATCAGCCTGTGCATGGCCGGATACCTGCCGCAGGGCGTCACCCTCAGCGGTGTGGAGACGACACCGGCCCGCGCACGCATTACGCTGGAGTCGAGCACATTGACGCTCACCGAACAGTCGCTCACCACCCTGGGCACCTGTTCGCCCGCTTGA
- the lysA gene encoding diaminopimelate decarboxylase, with protein MAHNPLAPEWLSPPADANTLIDGLWPASAHRANDGAITIGGVSAPDLAARFGTPLYVIDETDARSRAAELRAAFDAEFARIGTTVKVYYAAKAFLSTEVARWMVDAGLNIDVCSGGELAVALAAGVAPGRIGFHGNNKSLAEIDDATRLGVGTIIIDSPIEITRVAAAAARHGAVQNVRLRVNSGVHAHTHEFLATSHEDQKFGVVFEDAPALVAAIRAEPSLNFLGLHCHIGSQIFGVDGFAESASRLLSLQADLLATGPVPELNLGGGFGIAYTSVDDPTPVRQLAAGLADIVAAECASRGIPVPVIAIEPGRVIVGPAGVTLYEVGTTKPVQVGENTRLYVSIDGGMSDNARPALYGAEFSVRIADRVSAADAALVRVAGKHCESGDIVVDADYLPGDVAPGDLVMVPATGAYCWSLASNYNYLGRPAVVAVVDGEARVIVRGETIDDLLARDTGISRSAHGVSTSSTSGEGSTSTTSEDVKETTR; from the coding sequence GTGGCCCATAATCCACTCGCCCCCGAGTGGCTCAGCCCCCCAGCTGATGCCAACACGCTCATTGACGGCCTCTGGCCTGCCTCGGCGCACCGCGCGAACGACGGCGCGATCACGATCGGCGGCGTCAGCGCCCCCGACCTCGCGGCCCGCTTCGGCACGCCGCTCTACGTGATCGACGAGACGGATGCCCGCAGCCGCGCCGCTGAGCTCCGCGCCGCCTTCGACGCCGAGTTCGCCCGCATCGGCACCACCGTCAAGGTGTACTACGCCGCCAAGGCCTTCCTCTCCACCGAGGTCGCCCGCTGGATGGTCGACGCCGGCCTCAACATCGACGTCTGCAGCGGCGGCGAACTCGCCGTGGCCCTGGCCGCCGGCGTCGCGCCCGGCCGGATCGGTTTCCACGGCAACAACAAGTCGCTCGCGGAGATCGACGACGCCACCCGCCTGGGCGTCGGCACGATCATCATCGACAGCCCCATCGAGATCACCAGGGTCGCCGCGGCCGCCGCCCGGCACGGAGCAGTGCAGAACGTGCGCCTGCGGGTGAACAGCGGGGTGCACGCCCACACCCACGAGTTCCTGGCCACCTCGCACGAAGACCAGAAGTTCGGCGTGGTCTTCGAGGACGCCCCCGCGCTGGTCGCCGCGATCCGCGCCGAACCGAGCCTCAACTTCCTCGGCCTGCACTGCCACATCGGCTCACAGATCTTCGGCGTCGACGGCTTCGCCGAGTCGGCGTCCCGGCTGCTCAGCCTGCAGGCCGACCTGCTGGCCACCGGCCCGGTGCCCGAACTCAACCTCGGCGGCGGCTTCGGCATCGCGTACACCAGCGTCGACGACCCCACCCCGGTGCGCCAGCTGGCCGCAGGGCTGGCCGACATCGTGGCCGCCGAATGCGCGAGCCGCGGCATCCCGGTGCCCGTCATCGCCATCGAACCCGGCCGCGTCATCGTGGGCCCGGCGGGTGTGACTCTCTACGAGGTGGGCACCACCAAGCCCGTGCAGGTGGGCGAGAACACCCGGCTGTACGTGAGCATCGACGGCGGCATGAGCGACAACGCCCGCCCCGCGCTCTACGGCGCCGAATTCTCGGTGCGCATCGCCGACCGGGTGTCGGCTGCCGACGCGGCGCTCGTGCGCGTGGCCGGCAAGCACTGCGAGAGCGGCGACATCGTCGTCGACGCGGACTACCTCCCGGGGGATGTGGCGCCGGGCGATCTCGTGATGGTGCCGGCGACAGGGGCGTACTGCTGGTCGCTGGCCAGCAACTACAACTACTTAGGGCGGCCGGCCGTTGTGGCTGTCGTCGACGGAGAAGCCAGGGTCATCGTTCGCGGGGAAACGATTGACGATCTGCTGGCGAGGGACACGGGGATCTCGAGATCGGCTCACGGGGTCTCGACAAGCTCGACCAGCGGTGAGGGCTCGACAAGCACGACTAGCGAAGATGTGAAGGAAACCACCCGATGA